The following is a genomic window from Kineosporiaceae bacterium.
CATCGCGATCGGCAAGCTGAGCGAGACCTACCTGCCGCTGCCCTACCCGACCACCGTGGTCGAGATCGAGGGCCGGTGGCTGTACGAGAAGGCCTCGCTGAACGTCGTCGGCGACGGCCAGCGGACCGACGGGGTCTCGTACACCGCGCGGCACCTGTCCATCGAGCCCACCGCGGAGCAGCTCGCGGCGGCGCCGGCGCCTCCGCAAGACCTGCAGCGCACCTTCACGGCCCTGCCGAGCCTGCCGGCGCTGGTGCGTCAGACCGCACGCACCGTGGCCGGCACCGGCAGCCACTACGAACAGGCTCTGGCGATCCAGGACTACCTGCGGACCTCGGGCGGGTTCACCTACAGCGAGAAGATCTCGGGGCCGGAGGACGGCAGTGGCACCGAGGCGGTCACGGCCTTCCTGACCGGCAAGAAGGGGTACTGCGTCCAGTTCGCCTCGACGATGGCCGTGCTGTCGCGCACCCTCGGGATCCCCGCTCGGGTGGCGGTGGGCTTCCTGCCCGGCACCGCCAAGGGCGGCGGCCAGTACACGATCAGCCTGCAGGATGCTCATGCCTGGCCCGAGTTGTACTTCGAGAACGTCGGCTGGGTTCGGTTCGAACCGACCCCGGCCCGCCGGGCGCCATCCCTGCCGGGCTATGCCCAGACCGATCCGGTGGCCCCCAGCGCCCCGGAAGCCACGCCGAGCGCCTCGGTGTCGGCGAGCGCCTCGGCCGGACCCGCCTCGCGCGCGGCTCGGCCGGCGCCGGAGAGGCCCGAGACCTCCACCACGGCCACGGACACCTCCTGGTTCGACCGGATCCCGTGGCGGATCCTGGCCGCCCTGGCCTCGCTCGGCCTGCTGGCGGCCGCACCGTGGCTCGCCGGCCAGGTGATCCGACGGCGGCGGTGGTCGCGAGCCCGGACCCCGCAGCTGCGCGCCGAGGCCGCCTGGGACGACCTGCGCGACCGGTTGAGTGACCTGGGGGTGGTCTGGGCCAGGTCGTGGACGCCGCGCGCCCTGATGCACCGGCTCAGCCACGACCACACCCTGCCCGCCGAGGCACTGGCCGCTCTGGAGCGGCTGGTGCACGACATCGAGACCGCTCGATATGCGCCGCCGGACGCCGCGTCGGCACGCACCACCGACCAGGTGCGGGCCGACACCGATCGGGTGGTCGAGGCCGTCGGCGAGTTGGTCGGGCCTCAGGCAAGGCGCCGCGCCCGGTTGGTGCCGGCCTCGGGGATCGCCGTGTTCACCGGTTCGCGCCGGGCTCTCCGTCAGCAGTCGACCGGCGAGCAGGAGGGCGGTCTGCTGCGGGTGCAGCCGCGCCGTCCTCGGGATCGCCGGCCGCGCGAACGCGCCGGCTCCGGCGACCGTCGCTAGCTCTCGGTGATGCGGGGTGGGTGGGGGTGTCAGCGCTCGTCGCGCCGGCGGTCCCATCGCTGCTCCATGCGCTGCATGAAGGTGCCCTTGGATCCCTTGGACTTGCGACCCGCAGCCGGAGGCCGGACACCGCCGGTGGCGGTCACAACCCCTGTGGGGCCGCTGCGTCGTCGGGCTGAGAAGGCGAAGACCGTACCGCCCAGCATGGCGAGGAACCCGAGGACGCCGATCAGGACCATGCCCTTGGCCACGCCGAGCAGGAGCACCACCAGACCGATCACCACGGCCAGCAGGCCGATGATCAAGCGAGACAGGTATCCGTGACGGCGAGCGACACCGCGCATGGTGGAGGCGAACTTCGGATCCTCCGCATAGAGGGCGCGCTCCATCTGCTCCAGTAAGCGCTGCTCGTTATCGGAGAGCGGCACGACGACCTCCCAGGAACAGAACGCGCGGCAGGGTACAACGCGGCGAGGTCCAGGATAAGTCGGGTCGGCCCCTGACGAAACCCGCACTGGCCACTCTCGGCCCAGTGTCGGCCGCCGCAAGCGACAACTTTACCTGGGATTGCCCTACCAAGGGCCCGGATCCCGCGCGGAATAGTCCTCTCGGACCAGACTTGCCGGACGTACGGCCCCCTCCCCGAACCGGGCGCTGGCCTGGTCGACCGCCCGCTCGGCCTCCCGCCAGCCGTGCTCACGCTCGTCGAAGGCCAGCTGGTGATGCCCCTGGGTGGCCTCGGTCAGCCCCTCGAGCCGCACCCCCACCAGACGCAACCGGGCGCGATCGAGCCCGAGGCCCTCGTACAGCGCGCGGGCGGTGGCATGGACGACGCGGGCCACGTCGGTGTGCTCGGGCAGGGTGCGCGACCGAGTGAGCGTGGTGAAATCCGCGAACCGGATCTTGATCACCACGGTGCGGCCGATCATCCCGGCAGACCGGGACCGGGCAGCCACCTTCTCGGACAACCGCAGCAGCTCCCGCAGCACCACCTCGGGGTCGTCGACATCGCGCTCGAAGGTCTCCTCGGCGCCGATGCTCTTCTCCACCTGCTCCGGAACGACGGGCCGCGGGTCTCGCCCCCAGGACAGCTCGTGCAGCTGGGCCCCGACGGCGCCCAGCGCTCGTTCCAGGGTGTCCACGGGGTGTGCGCGATGTCGGCGACGGTGTGCAACCCGAGGCGCTTCAGACTCTCCTCCGTGCGCTCCCCCACGCCCCACAGCGCGCCGACCGGTAAGGCGTGCAGGTAGGGGACCGCCCGGTCGGCGGCCACCACCAGCACCCCGTCCGGTTTGGCGCGTCCGGAGGCCAGCTTGGCCACGAACTTGGTCGCCGCTACCCCGACCGAGCAGGTGATCCGTTGCTCATCGGCCACCCGGTCGCGGATCAACTGGGCGATCCGTGCCGGTCGGCCCAGGCGGCGGATCGCCCCCGAGACGTCGAGGAACGCCTCGTCCAGGCTCAACGGCTCGACCAGCGGCGTGATGGACCGGAAGATCTCCATGACGCCGCGCGAGACCTCGGCATAGCGGTGGTGATCGGGTTCGAGCACCACCGCCTGCGGGCAGATCCGCCGCGCCCGGCCGAGCGGCATCGCCGAGTGGACGCCGAACCGGCGGGCCTCGTACGTGGCCGACAGCACCACCGCTCGCCGGCCGCTGCCACCGACGATCATCGGCAGACCACGCAGCTCGGGCCGTTCGATCAGTTCGACCGAGGCGTAGAAGGCGTCCATGTCGACGTGCAGGATCGAGCAGTCGGCGTCGTCCGGCACCGCACCGAGGGCACCGGGGGCACTGGGGGAACCGGTGACACCGGGATCGGCAGCGGGTCTGTCCGGTCGCCCGGGTCGACCACCTCGATCGAGCTGGCGGCGACTCACGACCCGCCCCGAACGAACCTCACCGGGTCAGGGACGTTGAGCCACGACGTGCAGTTGCGC
Proteins encoded in this region:
- a CDS encoding transglutaminase, with the protein product MTAPLRLALAALVATLLAATTLRPLFADLSWTAPVLVVVLVCSLVGVAVRQLTPIWPLAALAQAGALTVTLTALFARRQAVFGILPGPEALDRMGTLLTEGSQVIRTAGPPVPVGAGIVLLATLGMALVAFAVDLVAASLERPAAAGLPLLAVYSVPAAVLPQGVPWIYFLVAALGYLMLVTVDWVDRVHAWGRVLGHGPHERRVNLGGPLSGGRRVAAISLAVAVLLPMVTPGVDERLLTGGDGDGEGRGRGQISVVNPILTLHQNLTSRSNDPVITYTTTMASPDPLRIATDDTFSGERWAPSTGPISRKQKVQDGLPFPPGLSSQVSRRDETTNIAIGKLSETYLPLPYPTTVVEIEGRWLYEKASLNVVGDGQRTDGVSYTARHLSIEPTAEQLAAAPAPPQDLQRTFTALPSLPALVRQTARTVAGTGSHYEQALAIQDYLRTSGGFTYSEKISGPEDGSGTEAVTAFLTGKKGYCVQFASTMAVLSRTLGIPARVAVGFLPGTAKGGGQYTISLQDAHAWPELYFENVGWVRFEPTPARRAPSLPGYAQTDPVAPSAPEATPSASVSASASAGPASRAARPAPERPETSTTATDTSWFDRIPWRILAALASLGLLAAAPWLAGQVIRRRRWSRARTPQLRAEAAWDDLRDRLSDLGVVWARSWTPRALMHRLSHDHTLPAEALAALERLVHDIETARYAPPDAASARTTDQVRADTDRVVEAVGELVGPQARRRARLVPASGIAVFTGSRRALRQQSTGEQEGGLLRVQPRRPRDRRPRERAGSGDRR
- a CDS encoding DUF3040 domain-containing protein — translated: MPLSDNEQRLLEQMERALYAEDPKFASTMRGVARRHGYLSRLIIGLLAVVIGLVVLLLGVAKGMVLIGVLGFLAMLGGTVFAFSARRRSGPTGVVTATGGVRPPAAGRKSKGSKGTFMQRMEQRWDRRRDER